The segment atttAATCAAATGGATGGAAACAACAATCAAGGCAATATCCGCAAATGATTCATCTGCTGATATGACTATATGGAAACTATTAGAAATGAAACTTTCGGATAAAATTAGTTgggaaaatatttcaaagctATTATACAATTCTGATGAGCTTTTGATGTATTTATCCCAACCTTTCCCAAACACTGAAATAATCCCAAATGCCTATAGACTGGATATAAACTGCCAAATGAGAATTTTGGCATTCTTGCAAACGGGAAATCACGATGAAGCTCTTCGTTTGGCTTTGGGCAGAAGGGATTATGCCATCGCGTTATTGATTGGAAGTTTGATGGGTAAGGACAAATGGTCAGAGGTAATCCAAGAatatttatacgaagagTTTACGGCGGGACCAAACGATCAAAAGGTATTGGCGaattttctcttccttATCTTTCAAGTATTCGTTGGTAACTCCAAAATGACTTTAAAGAATTTCTATTCCAATGAAGAGGCTAGTCAATGGGCACTGACAAATTGGAAGAGCATCGTTGCAGCTGTTCTCATTAATATCCCAGAAAATGTTGAGGAACCACTATCTATACCACCTGTTGTACTCGAATTTTTGATAGAGTTTGGTATCTTTCTCACCAAAAAGGGTTTAACAGTGGCAGCCAGTACATTGTTTATCATCGGCAATGTACCACTTTCTAATGAGCCAGTAATGGCAGATTCAGATGTTATATTTGAAAGTATTGGAAACGTAAATACCTTTGAAGGCGTTTTATGGGGTGAAATCTACGAGTATATTTTCTCATGTGACTCTAAATTCAAAGTATTTCCATCTATTTTGCCACAAAAAGTATTTCATGCGTCTCTTTTACAGGAGCAGGGTTTGACAAATCTAGCTACAAAGTATACCGATTACCTTGGCTCCTCAATTAGAAAACTGCCCAGAAAAAACGCTTTAACGATAAACCTGACTCGCGAATTAAGTGAGGTGGTTACTAGACTTTCCGAGTCCAATACAGGGTGGCTTGCAAAACCTAAACTAAGCAGCGTTTGGGGTCAGCTAGATAAATCCTTCAATAAGTATATTGGTGGGGATGATGTTGATGCACtcagtaaaaaaaatgaaaagaagaaagtttttgatgGATTCACGCCAGGATCTTCTGCCAATTCATCAACCGTAGACCTTACTCAAACATTTACACCTTTCCAAGCTCAAGTCACTTCGCAGAGCTATGTAGACACGACAGCTCTTTTGCATAACACTCACAACGCACCAATAAACAGTGTGCTGCATTCAAAGCCTTCTCATGTGTCCAAAAACTTGGCTGAAGCAAGTTTACCGTATACTCATAGGGTTGGTGATAGTTTACAAGGGTCTCCTCAGCGTATTCAGAATACACAGTACGCCACCGTTGATCCTCAAATGACTTCTTTGAGAAGGGTTAGAACAGATCAACATGCAAGCGAGATGACTTCAAAGAGTCAGCAAAAACTAGACAAAAAACCTACGCCTCATGCTCCTCAGTCTGGACAAAACTATAGCATCCCaatggaaaaatcaaactcAAATGCACCATCTCTATTTGCTGACTTTACAGCTCCGCCTAAATTCGGAAGAATGCCTTCTAATTACATGTCTAGTCCCGATTTAGTTAGAAGGGAGTCCATCATATCTACAGGATCTGATTTTCTCCCTCCTCCTAAAGTTGGAGGATTTATGAAAACAAACTCCTCACAAGGATCACTCATGTATTCACCAAGTGTGGAAGCTTTGCCTATCGATCCTATCGTTCCACCAGATCATGAGAAACGATACGATGTTTCTAGCAACAAACATCCCCAAGAGAGCACGCCCGAACAAGAGTTTCACATACCAGAATGCAATAACAATACAGACCAAAATACATTAAAAGACTTCGCAGAGGTTACAGGTGAAACAATGGATATTGAAGCATCAGGccttgatgatgaaaagagCACCAGTCCCATACAGATCAACAACCAGGCTACCTTCCCAGTAAGTCTTAACCAAGATGTAGTTGATGAAGGTCAACTAATACTTGAATCTGATGATGGTGTCCGGAATGCAGATGCATcgaaaatagaaaaaaatctttctgtgaatgaaaatgaaaaaagtggCGAGGAGCAGCCACAATGTGTTCCAAAATCAGTATCATCTGCATATCTACCATCAGCAGATGGCGTATCACTGAAAAACGAACCACctgctgaaaagaaaagtaatgTTTCAAAACCAGTACCATCGACATATTTACCATCTGCAGAAAATGCCTTAGCAGAAGATAAACAAATGTCCCAGAAGCAAGATATATCATTGAAAAGTAAACCAATTTCTCAGgaacaaaatatttcagTAAATATTCAAGCTACTGTAGCTACACCTATTGAGCAACACATACTAACCCAGAAACCAAAAAGTACTACCGCCAACAAAATGCATTATTCACCGTATATGCCTCAAACTGCTGCTGCGAGTGCAAATGGCGATGTACCAACTATTCTAGAAGCGCCACCTACTATATTTGCGGGAACTCCTCATGTTCAAACGTCCAGCCCGTCACCTTACTCTCCTTTATCCaataaaacaaatgaaagCACTTTCGAACCAATGGCCCAATCACATAGCAATAGTAATGCTTTAGAAAATAGATTCAATCCAATGAAGAAAGCGGAAGTTGTCGAGAAAGACACGTTTGAACCTACTATTAGAAAGGCTTCAACCAATCAGTACAGGGCTTTCAAACCGTTAGAATCTGATGCAGGAAAATACAATGATGTTATCGAGGAAGAATCCGATGAAGATGTTATGTCTGCTGATGAGGGGAAGAGCAGGAagcaagaaagaaggaagGATGAGGATACAAAGAAGGAATCAAAATCTGGTAACAAGGATATTGATGACAAATCTAATGGTTGGTTTGGTTGGTTGAAGAAAGATACCGGTgacaaaaaagtatataaagcCAAGTTAGGCCATAAGAATACACTATACTATGACGAAAAGTTGAAACGTTGGGTAAATAAGAATGCAacagaagaggaaaaacaaaaaattgttgaaagcTCAGCGCCACCACCTCCCCCAATCGTTAAACGTAAAGACGGTGGACCAAAGACAAAGCCTCGTTCAGGGCCCATCAATAATTCTCTACCTCCAATAAATTCTACCACAGTTGTCCCAAATAACCCAATCACTGGTGAACCTTTGCCAATTAAGTCATCACCTTCTGCAGGGCTCAATTTAGAGAATTCTCCTCCACCATCTTCCCCTACACCAAATATTTCTGGTGTAAATCTGACCGGTAAAAAGGCTAACGGTTTAGATGACTTATTGAATTTGGCAGGAGGGCCCAAACCAGCAAGCAcgagaaggaaaaagaaaatgacgAGAGGCTACATTAACGTAATGGATAATATACAGTGATTATAACCAATATAATCACGTTCTTATAGAATTTTCTACgtcttccttttcttgatgTATATTATACACTTATATAGACCGCAACAAAAGGTTatgaaaaacaatgataataGAAAGACATGATGATAACCATATATTTGGTTTATGTCCTGTCGTAATAggaaatataaaaagaagcgATATTAAACTTTGATTTGGTTTATGATCTATGTTTACtttatctctttttttaacCATTGCTTGAGGAAAGGCCGGGTCACGATAATCgagaaagagaaactaGACTTGAGTATTATTTCGAAGAAGTGAGTGCTAAAGGGGCTATCGAGAAAAACCTTTGAATTTGGATCGCCAACTTGGTGGCAATACCTACTGGTTATACTCATGAAACCTTATCTATTTGACTTAAAGCTGAAAGACACTGAGAAGTTGGACTGGAAAAAAGGCCTCTCTTCATATCTTAAAAAAACATACGGCTCTTCACAGTGGAGAACATTTTATGATGAGAAAACAACTTCAGATCTTGATCATTTGAGGAACAATGCAAATGGAGAGCTTGCACCCTCTTCATTGTCAGAACAAAACCTAAAGTATTACTCATTTTTGGAGCATCTTTACCTTCGCCTGGGTAGCAAAGGATCAAGATTGAAAATGGACTTCACTTGGTATGATGCAGAATATTCTTCTGCGCAAAAAGGGTTGAAGTACACACAACATACTTTGGCATTTGAAAAGTCTTGTACTTTGTTCAATATTGCCGTAATCTATACTCAAATAGCTGGGGAGAATATCAATGATAACTATAAAAACTCAATCACGAATTTGACAAAAGCTTTTTCctgttttgaatttctgtcagaaaactttttgaacTCACCTTCTATTGATCTTCAATCTGAGAACACTAGATTTTTGGCCAATATTTGCCATGCAGAAGCTCAAGaactatttcttttaaaaatacTGAACGAACAAGTATCATCCAAGCAATATACATTGATCAGTAAACTTTCTAGAACTACCTGTAACCTTTATCAGAAATGTCACGATTTTATGAAAGATAAAGATAGTGACTTGATCGTTTATGGTGAACCCAAATGGAAAGCAACCATATCTTGTAAACTGTACTTTTATAAATCGCTGAGCGCTTATTATCATGGTTTACACCTGGAAGAAGTAAACAGTATTGGCGAAGCAATTGCTTTTCtcgatttttctttgcaacAATTGATTTCATCCTTTCCATTCAAAACGTGGTTGTTAGAATTTATAGACTTTGATGGATTTAAAGAAACCTTagagaaaaaacagaaagaaTTGATCAAGGATAACgattatatatatcatgAAAATATACCAGCAGTTGTACAGATCGATTCTATCAAAGCTCTCGATGCCATCAAACCTCCAACATGGGAGAAAATATTAGAGCCGTACATGGATATTGTTGCCAACAAATGTGACACTATGTACAAAGGCATTATTCCTCTAGATGTCtatgaaaaggaaagcaTTTACTCGGAAGAAAAAGCCACGTTATTGAGAAAAGAGGTTGAAGAAACTGAGACAGCAAACTTGGAATACTCATCCTTCATTGAATTTACAAATCTGCCAAGACTCTTAAGTGATCTGGAAAAACAATTTGGCAACGgaaatatttcttcaaatacgGATGCACAAGGACAATTAATGAGGGACCAAATTCAGGCATGGTGCAAGTTTATACAAACAAATGAATTCAGGAATATAGAAGAACAAATGAACAAAATTGTatctaaaagaaaacagatTTTGGATATCCTTTCTGCCTTACCTGATGATCAAAAGGAAAACGTCACGAAACTGAAATCTTCTCTAGTGGCAGCTTCGAACTcagatgaaaaattatttgcATGCGTTAAACCTCATATTACAGAGATAAAGCTAGTATGTGACAATGGAGAAATATGGAAAAAGTTTGACGAATTCAATCGCAATTTACTTCCACAGCCTAGCTTACTGGATATTGATGACactaaaaatgataaaattttaGACTTGTTGAAACAGGTGAGGGGATATGCGGACGATTTGGGAACATTGAAGGAGGAACGTTCGAGAAATTTGTCGGAATTGAGGGACAAAATCAATAGTGATGATATCACAAAATTAATAATCATCAATAAGGGAAAATCGGATGTTGAACTCAAAGAATTATTTGAGACAGAATTAGAAAAGTTTGAGCCCCTAAGTACAAGAATAGAAGCGACAATCTATAAACAATCTTCTATGATTAATGAAATCAAAGCTAAACtagatgaaatttttcatctttcaaACTTCAAGGACAAATCTTCTGGGGAAGACCAACTTTCAAAGGATCGtaagattttctttgatagaTTACAGGAAGCTGTCAAAGCATTTagcattttttcatctgATTTGCCAAAAGGAATAGGATTTTATAATTCACTTCTGGATATGAGTAGAGACTTGGCTGAAAGAGTGAGGGTAGCAAAGCAAAGTGACGTCTCCTCAACAAATTCTCCTCCACCTCCCCTCCCTCCACTTGACCTGAAAGAATCTGCTAGTGGAATTTCCCCATTACTGCCCCAAAAGAGTGCAGTATTTCAGCCCTTATCTCGACAAGGTCTCGATTTAGAGAGTcgttttcaaaatcttaGAGTAAGTTCCCAAGGGCCCAGTGTCCCACCAAGAACCTATGAAGCTTCATCATATTCTGCGGTTCCTATTATGCCAGGTCCTCCTATTCCACCAAAACATTCGCAAGAGGAGCTCTACGATTTGAGGAGACGGAAAGCggttgaaaatgaagaacgTGAATTGCAAGAGAACCCAACATCTTTTTATAACAGGCCCTctgtttttgatgaaaatatgTATTCCAAATACAGTAGTTAAGCCTGTATATAAAGGCATATGGCTTATTTCTTAGTCCTATTATGTTTTTTCCACCTTTCACTCAGTACGATAACTATATACTAAGTTTGTCAAAGGGCGTTCTGTAAAGATATAAATAACTACCTTTCAGCTAAAGTTCTTTTTATGCTTTCTCCATTTTCGATCTAGTTTGCTTTGAGTGTTAGCTGAATACCATACATTTTCGGATCCGAAATCAGCTTCCGACATTTTCACAAAGGTAATCAGGCCATTATCCATAATCGCGAGAATGAAACTCCGATAACCTGCCTTTAATCTACGGGTTTGCTGTATATGAGGTGGATAtgttcttgatttctttttggcaCTAGGTTGcacattctttttttcggGACTGGATTCTGTTAAAGATTTTAGAGACTGTGCTctcttttgatttgaagaCCTAGTGCTCGTCTTGTGATTGTATTCGCTTCGCGGGATCCCTTCAACATAGGTGTTTGCGTCCCAATTGAGATCGTCTTCGACTTCGTTcagaaattcaaatttataATCAAGGGAGGCAAATATAGATCGCAGTTCCATATATGTAGGAAAATGTTGAAGATCGTCgtttttattataaattAAAACTTGGAAATCAGGAAGGCCAGGGTTCCCTTTTTTAAAATTAGGATGGGGTTTCCAAACCTTAAATGTCACTGGAGTATATTTTAccttttgatgaaattcTGCATCAAATCTTGCGCTCAATAACTCCTTTCTACATTTAGGCACGGTCACAGAATGAATAAGCTTACTTAAACCCTGATATAATTGTGGTGACGTTGTGTACttacgaaaaaaaaaattccagtTACAGTAAAAGAAACCACTAAAAAGTGATATCTCttgtattttgaaaagggaAAATAATCTGCAAGTAATTGATTGCAAATTGTTTCGTTGCCTTTGTAAAGGAAAGAAGGAAGTTTTAACACCTGTGTCTTTATCACACAGTTCTAGTATAAAACctaatcttttcaaatgagCAAACACAAAGTATTGATCCATTTCTTGTTgtgttgaaaataatgaataCAGGTCTTCCATACTAAGTAgaatttcaatattttgagttgaattttcttcgttAGAGTACGCTTCCAACCTATAATAAGGAAGGATTGTACCCCTCTCTGCCAAATAAACGAATTCATGAAACTCAAGCCAGTATCCGCCTGTTCTATCAGCTCTTCCCATTGTTTGCATGAAATTACCTTTTGGTTTTGGCAAAAATGCTTGATGCTTATGTGGTACATAGTATCCTCTCACTTGTGATTTTACGGTGGTGCCTCTAATGGAATCTGATATGGTATCAAACATTGCCTTGCTTGCTTGATAAAGAAGTAGTTCTTGTATATCAGTACCATCTGGCTCATAGTCCTTTTCGCCTCTTTTTGGAAGTGAAAGAAAAGTGTTTTTGCTTATGAGTGATGCGACTTGTGACCAGTCTTGATTTGCCTCTTCCGCCTCTTCTAATTCTGAATCAAGAGTGGTCTGCtgactattttttttcttaacaGGCTCCATCAAATTGGCAGGGAATAAAATTTCAGTGTATGATAATAACTTAGCTCAGATGAAGTTGCTATTCAAAGAGACAATTATGgtatttttgatgaagCTTTGTATAAAGTCCAGATGAGCAATTTCTAGTTTCGATCTGAGTCTGCGAGCATGAAAAATAAGTGAAAAACAGCCCAAATCGCAATAAAAACGGGCTATATTCACGAAAAAATGTATGAGAGTTGTAGCAGTCGTCCTGCGAACCTGAGAAAGAGAATATGGAATTGTCATTAATCttgattattattaaaataAACATGTAAAATTCTATAAGACTCCATTAATATACCGTATTATATTACAAATTGATAATACATAAATGCgttaaataaaacaaaatgacTCTGTATACGCGTCATTCCAATGCAGAAAATTCCTTTATCGTAAAGTTTTGATGAAGGTGTCTAAATTATACTCTTCCTCGTACTGAGATGGGTCCCATAGCTCCTTCAGTTCACCAAGGGCCTCTTTGGCTTTACCTGTTAAGCCAGTTTCGTTAGCGATATCTTCCATGCCTTTTGCTGTTTGTGAATCGccattattcttttcttcattttcttgagaAGTAACGTTATCGGGATCAAAAAGGTCAAGTAATTGGTGTGTATCCATGGAAGCTAATCCACTATTTTGCTGGTTTACAACAGTAGAAGCAATGttcattttgaatttctgtAACCCcatgattttttcttccagtGTGCCTTTAGTAATAATTCTGTAAACATTAACGACCTTTTTTTGACCAATTCTATGAGCTCTGTCCATAGCTTGTA is part of the Saccharomyces mikatae IFO 1815 strain IFO1815 genome assembly, chromosome: 16 genome and harbors:
- the SEC16 gene encoding COPII coat assembly protein SEC16 (similar to Saccharomyces cerevisiae SEC16 (YPL085W); ancestral locus Anc_8.562) — translated: MTSEAKKRKNQKKKLRQRQKKAAEKAASHNEQPLESPESTISISFNNNSLSRTESDITPESDALPVSSSTNISSGNDIQLQAPDTQEFHNELCNESSQHDIVADRSDFSKNLMIENNSFSLQTKLNGSQEDGKTASDIPSSEPSPNAITVEPNDNNENARKAAAIFAVNEDVSSDKECGNYDSVIISSNDGTNSHNNHPLSSSGSLLSPELPSDDASSYNISLGTTDDDKSDGCHYNDKNINLNLGNASSQEHSRKESAPLKMETQEPTEERMQNMAHKENTNDLYVSDTEASVNVMKCSDDDASKLFQDDNSNQKLPWEEDAERPLFNESIDESEELAAELEQSNEFYTGKENANNFDSSMVSADRKSSSEENLEEISQEHNKQEIDGHAGKNIETENFTEKKDIKSPSSAEVGILETGNDIQDETDSLFAQDSEELGEALPWESGGKNADVTSESKKSDEDLFAADENNEKLPWEISEDQTSSGNTKNSTQTSTEKVAEQKFSFLEDDDDLLDDDSFLASSEEEEATIDTNTTEILSSKPVEEKKASRYEPVVEHKTRMHQEQAQFTNTAGIVTPQQFHGLAKNASNVASQQVNVPSTVGPKPPVIKDSNSIIKINEEKKKSDAYDFPLEIISESSKKGHAKPVAVPTQRFGSGNSFSSLEKPIPQSRKGSSNSNRPPVVPLGAQMSRPSRTNSTVSQTPLNYAFPNPYKIQQPQQSSIQQGIPLLNANIPPPTLQLDTNSSAPPIRARGISNASVGSTTSFGARRPTQYGINNGQSPVSPYGHPTINLPTANKYAPISPTVQQGQYPSISQNLAAPVVNNHNFVKTHRGHTSSISSYTPNQNEHASRYAPNNQQSYQVPQASQPVPPTAAHSNFQTQLRNSYVAPMVPSGQIAASIQPHMNIQAPVDVLPLMPVQNSTNLQPRAINVVPANSLPLANAPLSGNIFPESVSQQSANSVAPLQRKKHSMQLDNGALLNRQFPIFHWSSSNKVVYTVPSIPDQSHYMISSNLVQDIRVVSVDQIIKPNDMLKSFPGPLSSAKLKKKDLIKWMETTIKAISANDSSADMTIWKLLEMKLSDKISWENISKLLYNSDELLMYLSQPFPNTEIIPNAYRLDINCQMRILAFLQTGNHDEALRLALGRRDYAIALLIGSLMGKDKWSEVIQEYLYEEFTAGPNDQKVLANFLFLIFQVFVGNSKMTLKNFYSNEEASQWALTNWKSIVAAVLINIPENVEEPLSIPPVVLEFLIEFGIFLTKKGLTVAASTLFIIGNVPLSNEPVMADSDVIFESIGNVNTFEGVLWGEIYEYIFSCDSKFKVFPSILPQKVFHASLLQEQGLTNLATKYTDYLGSSIRKLPRKNALTINLTRELSEVVTRLSESNTGWLAKPKLSSVWGQLDKSFNKYIGGDDVDALSKKNEKKKVFDGFTPGSSANSSTVDLTQTFTPFQAQVTSQSYVDTTALLHNTHNAPINSVLHSKPSHVSKNLAEASLPYTHRVGDSLQGSPQRIQNTQYATVDPQMTSLRRVRTDQHASEMTSKSQQKLDKKPTPHAPQSGQNYSIPMEKSNSNAPSLFADFTAPPKFGRMPSNYMSSPDLVRRESIISTGSDFLPPPKVGGFMKTNSSQGSLMYSPSVEALPIDPIVPPDHEKRYDVSSNKHPQESTPEQEFHIPECNNNTDQNTLKDFAEVTGETMDIEASGLDDEKSTSPIQINNQATFPVSLNQDVVDEGQLILESDDGVRNADASKIEKNLSVNENEKSGEEQPQCVPKSVSSAYLPSADGVSLKNEPPAEKKSNVSKPVPSTYLPSAENALAEDKQMSQKQDISLKSKPISQEQNISVNIQATVATPIEQHILTQKPKSTTANKMHYSPYMPQTAAASANGDVPTILEAPPTIFAGTPHVQTSSPSPYSPLSNKTNESTFEPMAQSHSNSNALENRFNPMKKAEVVEKDTFEPTIRKASTNQYRAFKPLESDAGKYNDVIEEESDEDVMSADEGKSRKQERRKDEDTKKESKSGNKDIDDKSNGWFGWLKKDTGDKKVYKAKLGHKNTLYYDEKLKRWVNKNATEEEKQKIVESSAPPPPPIVKRKDGGPKTKPRSGPINNSLPPINSTTVVPNNPITGEPLPIKSSPSAGLNLENSPPPSSPTPNISGVNLTGKKANGLDDLLNLAGGPKPASTRRKKKMTRGYINVMDNIQ
- the BRO1 gene encoding Bro1p (similar to Saccharomyces cerevisiae BRO1 (YPL084W); ancestral locus Anc_8.560) produces the protein MKPYLFDLKLKDTEKLDWKKGLSSYLKKTYGSSQWRTFYDEKTTSDLDHLRNNANGELAPSSLSEQNLKYYSFLEHLYLRLGSKGSRLKMDFTWYDAEYSSAQKGLKYTQHTLAFEKSCTLFNIAVIYTQIAGENINDNYKNSITNLTKAFSCFEFLSENFLNSPSIDLQSENTRFLANICHAEAQELFLLKILNEQVSSKQYTLISKLSRTTCNLYQKCHDFMKDKDSDLIVYGEPKWKATISCKLYFYKSLSAYYHGLHLEEVNSIGEAIAFLDFSLQQLISSFPFKTWLLEFIDFDGFKETLEKKQKELIKDNDYIYHENIPAVVQIDSIKALDAIKPPTWEKILEPYMDIVANKCDTMYKGIIPLDVYEKESIYSEEKATLLRKEVEETETANLEYSSFIEFTNLPRLLSDLEKQFGNGNISSNTDAQGQLMRDQIQAWCKFIQTNEFRNIEEQMNKIVSKRKQILDILSALPDDQKENVTKLKSSLVAASNSDEKLFACVKPHITEIKLVCDNGEIWKKFDEFNRNLLPQPSLLDIDDTKNDKILDLLKQVRGYADDLGTLKEERSRNLSELRDKINSDDITKLIIINKGKSDVELKELFETELEKFEPLSTRIEATIYKQSSMINEIKAKLDEIFHLSNFKDKSSGEDQLSKDRKIFFDRLQEAVKAFSIFSSDLPKGIGFYNSLLDMSRDLAERVRVAKQSDVSSTNSPPPPLPPLDLKESASGISPLLPQKSAVFQPLSRQGLDLESRFQNLRVSSQGPSVPPRTYEASSYSAVPIMPGPPIPPKHSQEELYDLRRRKAVENEERELQENPTSFYNRPSVFDENMYSKYSS
- the SEN54 gene encoding tRNA splicing endonuclease subunit SEN54 (similar to Saccharomyces cerevisiae SEN54 (YPL083C)); amino-acid sequence: MEPVKKKNSQQTTLDSELEEAEEANQDWSQVASLISKNTFLSLPKRGEKDYEPDGTDIQELLLYQASKAMFDTISDSIRGTTVKSQVRGYYVPHKHQAFLPKPKGNFMQTMGRADRTGGYWLEFHEFVYLAERGTILPYYRLEAYSNEENSTQNIEILLSMEDLYSLFSTQQEMDQYFVFAHLKRLGFILELCDKDTGVKTSFFPLQRQRNNLQSITCRLFSLFKIQEISLFSGFFYCNWNFFFRKYTTSPQLYQGLSKLIHSVTVPKCRKELLSARFDAEFHQKVKYTPVTFKVWKPHPNFKKGNPGLPDFQVLIYNKNDDLQHFPTYMELRSIFASLDYKFEFLNEVEDDLNWDANTYVEGIPRSEYNHKTSTRSSNQKRAQSLKSLTESSPEKKNVQPSAKKKSRTYPPHIQQTRRLKAGYRSFILAIMDNGLITFVKMSEADFGSENVWYSANTQSKLDRKWRKHKKNFS